The following are from one region of the Arthrobacter sp. TMP15 genome:
- a CDS encoding DUF4233 domain-containing protein: MAKLTKAQREWKPNTPKKARSTKLMFASVVLLLEAFVALFLGLALFGLKGKDPLYLIVAAVLALLLIVACGVVRKSWGPAFGWALQLALIAGGFWEPSMFVVGVLFAVAWWYALYAGAKIDRENAVRAKAQTVWDAAHPQVSTPEVPTPDADAK; encoded by the coding sequence ATGGCTAAGCTGACGAAAGCGCAGCGTGAATGGAAGCCCAACACGCCAAAAAAGGCGCGTTCCACCAAACTGATGTTTGCCTCTGTCGTATTGTTGCTCGAAGCATTTGTGGCACTCTTTCTAGGATTGGCATTATTTGGCCTCAAGGGCAAAGATCCTCTCTACCTTATTGTTGCTGCCGTGCTGGCGCTGCTGCTGATCGTGGCCTGCGGAGTGGTCCGTAAATCGTGGGGTCCAGCGTTCGGCTGGGCCCTGCAGTTGGCTTTGATCGCCGGTGGTTTTTGGGAACCGTCCATGTTCGTTGTGGGTGTCCTTTTTGCGGTTGCCTGGTGGTACGCCCTCTACGCAGGAGCAAAAATCGATCGGGAGAATGCTGTGCGGGCTAAGGCCCAAACCGTGTGGGACGCAGCTCATCCGCAGGTTTCGACTCCCGAAGTCCCAACCCCAGATGCCGACGCCAAGTAA
- a CDS encoding vitamin K epoxide reductase family protein, giving the protein MPSTKVSTSNQTEVDLPAMVRAKPFGWFLVITGAISWIASFVLVLDRLQLYTNPDSNLSCDFNSWISCGDVMKTPQAAILGFPNPFIGVVAFAVLMTTGVVLLAGAHMNRWFWICMQVGITAGMGLIGWFWFQAVYVLAVLCPYCMIVWAMMIPLFVFITVRNLNHGVISAPPALTKFLNEWAWIIVGLIYVATVASIFFKFMHLIIPSNA; this is encoded by the coding sequence ATGCCAAGCACCAAAGTTTCCACCAGCAACCAGACGGAGGTGGATCTGCCCGCCATGGTGCGTGCTAAACCGTTTGGTTGGTTCTTGGTCATTACTGGCGCCATCTCATGGATTGCATCTTTCGTTTTGGTGTTGGATCGTCTGCAGCTGTACACAAACCCGGACTCGAATCTCAGCTGCGATTTTAACTCCTGGATCTCCTGCGGTGATGTTATGAAAACACCTCAGGCGGCTATTCTCGGTTTCCCCAATCCATTTATTGGTGTGGTCGCCTTTGCGGTCCTCATGACTACAGGTGTGGTTTTACTGGCCGGGGCACACATGAACCGTTGGTTCTGGATATGCATGCAAGTGGGCATAACCGCGGGCATGGGCCTGATTGGCTGGTTCTGGTTTCAGGCCGTCTACGTACTCGCCGTCCTGTGCCCCTACTGCATGATTGTGTGGGCAATGATGATTCCGCTGTTTGTCTTTATCACTGTGCGTAACCTCAACCACGGAGTCATCAGCGCTCCCCCTGCCCTGACCAAGTTCCTCAACGAGTGGGCTTGGATTATTGTGGGGCTGATCTACGTGGCGACCGTTGCCTCGATCTTCTTCAAGTTCATGCACCTGATCATCCCGTCGAACGCATAA
- the ndk gene encoding nucleoside-diphosphate kinase — protein MSIERTLVLVKPDGVARNLSGAILARIEAKGYTLAELKKVPATREQLEAHYEEHVGKPFYEPLVEFMLSGPVVAAIFEGNAVIAGFRSLAGATDPTTAAPGTIRGDLGRDWGLKVQQNLVHGSDSAESAEREIAIWFA, from the coding sequence GTGAGCATTGAGCGCACCCTTGTCCTGGTCAAGCCCGACGGTGTTGCCCGCAACCTTTCAGGGGCGATCCTGGCCCGCATCGAGGCCAAGGGATACACCCTGGCCGAGCTGAAGAAGGTTCCCGCCACCCGTGAGCAGCTGGAAGCGCACTACGAAGAGCACGTGGGCAAGCCATTTTATGAGCCGCTTGTTGAATTTATGCTCTCGGGCCCGGTTGTCGCGGCAATCTTCGAAGGTAACGCCGTCATTGCCGGTTTCCGGTCCCTGGCTGGCGCCACGGACCCCACCACGGCCGCACCCGGCACCATCCGCGGCGATCTTGGCCGCGACTGGGGCTTGAAGGTTCAGCAGAACTTGGTTCACGGCTCCGACTCTGCAGAGTCCGCTGAGCGCGAGATCGCCATCTGGTTTGCATAA